A window of Sebaldella sp. S0638 genomic DNA:
TCTGTTTAAAAAAATGGGCTGCTAATATATTCTAAACTCTTTCAGAAGCTTTTCCCTCTGTCTGTAATCGGGCATGTATCTTTCTATATGATGATAAAAATCCCTGCTGTGGTTAGGGTGTCTTAAATGAGCTATTTCATGAAGAACAACATATTCTATACAAGGTACAGGCTTTTTTACCAGTTCTGTATTAAGATTAATATATTTTTTTCTGTGATTGCATGAACCCCATCTTGATTTCATTTTTTTTATCGAAAGATGCTCTATTCTTTCACCGAGGATATTCAGATATTTATCCATAACCTGTGGAAATAAAGCTTTTGCCTTTTCAAAGTACCATTTTTCAGTTATTTTCTTTTTTAATTCATAAATATCTTCTTTTACAATAAGAATAAATTTTTCATTATTAAAATGAATTCTGTTTTCATTCCCGTTTCTTACTTCCAGCTCATAAAGCCGTCCGAGATAGCTCAGCTTTTCTCCTGATACATATTGTAATTCCGGATTTTTCGGAAGACTGTCAAGCCTTTTTTGCACTTCCTCTATCCAGCTTTTTTTTGATCTTATAAAATTTTCTATATAATCTGTATGAAGCTTCAGCGGTGCTGATATATAAATTCTTCTGTCAGGATAAATTCGTAAATTAATGTTTTTTATTTTCTTTCTTTCCACTTCATATCCGAGTATTATCTCTTTTTTCATTATGTTTCCTCTTTATCTCAAATATTTCATCACTATAAAAATATAGCATTTTTTATCAAATATGTAAATATTTACTAATTATACTATGATATTATTTTCTTAATTTCTGTTTCTGATATTTATCAGAATATTATGTAGACAAATATTGCTCCCAGTACAATTATATTAAATATCACTTCTTTCAATATTGAAATTTTGATATGATAATCTGTTCCCTCAAGATCAGCATACAATTTTTCATATCCCGTTATATTATGGTCTTTTTTTATATAAAAGCAGTATATTTTCCCGCAGTCATTCATAACCATCTTTATTCCGTTAAATATAGTTTTTCTGTATCGCACATCTGTATTTTTATATAATAATTCCAGTTTCATTACTCCGTCTTTATAAAAATAAAAATTATCCCTTTTTACCTCTAAATCTATCTCGCCTTTCAATAGAAGGCTCTTTTGCCCGAATAATATTTTTATAAAAAAAATCAGCACAACAGAAACCAATCCCAAAATATTATACCATATCTCATAATTCTCAATTAAATCCAGAAAAACAATAAAAAATAACATTAACAGCATCAAAATAGAAAAAATTGTATTTATCTTTTTTTCAAATTCTGTATTAGTTATTTCCATTTTTCTTATATTTAAAGTATATTTAGCATATTCTATCATTTCTCCCCCTAATTCCTTCTGTTATTTTGATAATATCACGGAAATTATTATATAAATTCCAAGCATTGCGAAACAGATTAACTTAGCATATTCCCTGATAAAAGAACTTTTTTGAAATTTTTTAGTTTTCATATCTGAATATAGCTTTTCGCATTCCTGATATTCACTGTCCATTTTCAAGTAAAACTCAAATATCTTTTCATGGGCATTAATAATTAATTTCAAATTATTAAAGAGTGTCTTTCTATACTTTGTATTTATGTAGTTATCCAGTAATTTCAGTGCTAATTCTTCATTTTTATAAAAATAAAAGTCTTTTCTTTTCATTATTAATTTAATTTCACCGTCTAATATCAATGTTCGTTTCACTCTAAAATTATTTATTATATATAATAAATAAAAAACAAAAAATAAAGCTATAATGCCGACATTAACTATTTTTTCTAAATCTATAAAAATAAATGGAATTATATATAATACAATACCAGAAATTAATACAGCTTTATCAGCTTTTTCCAAAAACTCTATATCCTTCACGCTGCTTTTCATCACATATAAATTATATTTATTATCTTCTGTCATTATTAACCCCTTATTTTCTAATTCATTTAATCGAAAATATTATTATGCTTCTATTTGTTATAAAAAATAAATTCATTATTTCATATAAACAAATCAGCTTATATTTCAAAAAATTTTCTCTTTTCATTAAACTACATTTTTATGTCACAATAATTCTATCTATATTTTCAAAAATACATTCATCAGCATAAAAAGCCATATTATCCCAATATACAAAGATACAAAGATTGTCCCTATAGTTTTCCATGTCCAGAATTTTATTTTTTCAATATAATTTTTTTGTAAATCATTATAAAATCTGTCATAATCCGGACTTTTATCATTCTTTGATATATGAAAATAATATCTTTTTATTGTCCCGTCAATTACCAGCACCAATCTGTTAAAAATTCCCTTTCTATATAAAAAATCATTATTTCTATATTGAAGTTCCAGTTTCTTTTCCGGATCTTCAACATTATAAAAATAAATATCTTTATCCTCAAATTTTATATATACTTCTTTCTTCAAATGAGTATCTTTTTTCATCTTATATCTAAGTATAAAATCCATAACCCAAATAGTTAAAGATGCAAAAAATATCATGAATATCGGTATCAATTTACCAAACCTGCTATAATTCGAATAATTTCC
This region includes:
- a CDS encoding M48 family metallopeptidase, which translates into the protein MKKEIILGYEVERKKIKNINLRIYPDRRIYISAPLKLHTDYIENFIRSKKSWIEEVQKRLDSLPKNPELQYVSGEKLSYLGRLYELEVRNGNENRIHFNNEKFILIVKEDIYELKKKITEKWYFEKAKALFPQVMDKYLNILGERIEHLSIKKMKSRWGSCNHRKKYINLNTELVKKPVPCIEYVVLHEIAHLRHPNHSRDFYHHIERYMPDYRQREKLLKEFRIY